A window of the Lolium perenne isolate Kyuss_39 chromosome 7, Kyuss_2.0, whole genome shotgun sequence genome harbors these coding sequences:
- the LOC127326671 gene encoding uncharacterized protein, protein MEAVELEDSGEHQQPLEASLASDVIYEDAPVCPCIGIEHQAEIPNLCTEDERHQLMASPLESMLPGFDFPVTIGLAVPIVWGPTEVHKEEGLGIHHSSETEARASCQDEDGRVTSVCPTSNSISDHDSTYQDPDPVVPVDHIEFDGNRAQDGNLAPCSTREDPDFANNPMTKQVEVDQFTPLPYSSTSLWSGIEAECFLLGLYIFGKNLSLLSRFVGNKTIGDVLCYYYGKFYKRDAYKRWSDCRKARTRRCILGERIFTSWRQQEIISRLKSLALKEAHDSLAEIFKSFNDGQTSLEDFVFALKSTVGIEAVVEAVGIGKEKHDLTGFVLDPSKPNQALSGHPDMPTGKDCSSLASEDIIKFLTGDFRRSKTRSNDLFWEAVWPRLLARGWHSEQPKDVSTTKNSLVFLVPGIKRFSRGDLTRGTHYFDSVSDVLKQVAADPVLLDIEVGGMDYGVTAEQNGDATDLNLNQDDPLDGNQELPRYTIIDTTLVQGAEPLRVRELRRLPADAKIRPGTSRHSRNIVNVSSSEEQDVNNRLLVDQEYCGQVAADVNDTEMVWAYNVGKETQDDSLQNMMAASCSDFPVNGHSSNGSSNKIDLTCLFDPKRKTERRKYLSPVSKRRRLSSCNTDQTSRRSFNFSKGDGSAKEKIKAPSTSSKPTVRDVCGNFRIKTTAGCSTEKPREQIRDASNALTSDRWNEKMKVKNLNEHKKVNVKNLNDKSFECKVDMVPEVYSQITITEAKFGKGAQVSSLAGQVKQEAPLDGKTSARVRAMPSDDHGHMKAEEVPSISNGNQVRDPEVTGGPANPQADLASQADSRRHGTRNRPPTAKALEAVALGFLGGKRKGEPKSPGTSRPPQRPRKPSKDWVYAPTSSDTDNPSMEPDSPR, encoded by the exons ATGGAGGCAGTTGAGCTCGAAGACAGTGGTGAGCACCAACAACCTTTGGAAGCTTCTCTTGCTTCAGATGTCATATATGAAGACGCGCCTGTATGTCCGTGCATTGGAATTGAGCACCAGGCAGAAATCCCGAATCTGTGCACAGAGGATGAGCGCCATCAGCTCATGGCCAGCCCGCTTGAAAGCATGCTACCTGGTTTTGATTTCCCTGTCACGATTGGGTTAGCTGTACCAATTGTGTGGGGACCAACTGAAGTCCATAAGGAGGAGGGATTAGGAATACATCATTCTTCAGAAACTGAAGCAAGAGCCAGCTGCCAGGACGAGGATGGCCGGGTAACCTCAGTTTGTCCAACCAGCAATAGTATAAGTGACCATGATTCAACATATCAGGATCCAGATCCTGTAGTGCCTGTTGATCATATAGAATTTGATGGTAATCGAGCACAGGATGGAAATTTGGCTCCATGTTCTACTCGAGAAGACCCCGATTTTGCTAATAATCCAATGACGAAGCAAGTGGAAGTCGATCAATTTACTCCACTGCCTTATTCATCCACTTCCCTTTGGAGTGGTATTGAGGCAGAATGTTTTCTGCTCGGGCTCTACATTTTCGGTAAAAACCTAAGTCTGTTGAGCAGGTTTGTTGGGAATAAAACCATTGGGGATGTGCTTTGCTACTACTATGGAAAGTTCTACAAAAGAGATGCATATAAAAGATGGTCGGACTGCAGAAAAGCACGAACTAGGAGATGCATTCTTGGGGAACGCATTTTTACAAGTTGGCGGCAGCAGGAGATTATCTCTCGTCTGAAATCTCTAGCACTCAAAGAAGCTCATGATTCATTGGCAGAG ATTTTCAAATCTTTCAATGACGGACAAACATCTTTAGAAGATTTTGTATTTGCTCTGAAATCCACTGTTGGAATAGAAGCTGTTGTGGAGGCTGTTGGAATTGGTAAAGAGAAGCATGATTTGACTGGATTTGTCCTGGACCCATCCAAACCAAATCAAGCTCTTTCTGGTCATCCTGACATGCCTACAGGCAAAGATTGTTCCTCCCTCGCTTCGGAAGATATAATTAAGTTCTTAACAGGTGATTTCAGAAGAAGCAAGACAAGATCAAACGATCTTTTCTGGGAAGCTGTCTGGCCCCGTTTGCTTGCAAGAGGGTGGCATTCGGAGCAGCCAAAAGATGTCAGCACAACTAAGAATAGCCTTGTTTTTCTTGTGCCGGGTATAAAAAGATTCTCAAGAGGTGACCTCACTAGAGGCACTCATTATTTTGATTCTGTCAGTGATGTGCTTAAACAAGTGGCAGCGGATCCTGTCCTTCTAGACATAGAGGTTGGTGGAATGGACTATGGTGTTACGGCTGAGCAAAATGGCGATGCCACAGACTTGAACCTGAACCAAGATGATCCTTTGGATGGTAATCAGGAGCTTCCAAGGTACACAATTATTGATACTACCTTGGTACAGGGAGCAGAGCCTTTAAGAGTCAGGGAACTGAGGAGACTACCTGCTGATGCAAAAATTCGTCCTGGCACTTCACGTCATTCACGCAATATTGTGAATGTCAGTTCATCAGAGGAGCAAGATGTGAATAATCGATTGTTAGTTGACCAGGAATACTGTGGACAAGTTGCAGCTGATGTGAACGACACTGAAATGGTTTGGGCGTACAATGTAGGCAAAGAAACACAAGATGATTCGTTGCAAAACATGATGGCTGCATCCTGCTCAGATTTTCCAGTCAATGGCCATTCTTCTAATGGCAGTAGTAACAAAATTGATTTAACATGCTTATTTGACCCCAAAAGAAAAACTGAAAGGCGCAAGTATTTATCCCCAGtgtcgaagcgaagaagattatcTAGCTGTAACACTGATCAGACAAGTCGGCGCAGCTTTAATTTTTCCAAGGGAGACGGTTCAGCGAAAGAGAAAATAAAGGCACCATCAACCTCATCGAAACCAACTGTCCGTGATGTTTGtggtaattttcggatcaaaacaACTGCAGGATGTTCCACAGAGAAGCCACGTGAGCAGATAAGAGATGCATCAAACGCTCTTACCAGTGACAGGTGGAATGAGAAGATGAAAGTAAAGAACTTAAATGAGCACAAGAAGGTGAATGTGAAGAACTTAAATGACAAGTCATTTGAGTGCAAGGTTGACATGGTGCCTGAAGTTTATTCACAGATCACCATCACAGAGGCAAAATTTGGCAAAGGGGCTCAAGTTAGTAGCTTGGCTGGTCAGGTTAAACAGGAGGCACCACTAGATGGCAAGACAAGCGCAAGAGTGCGTGCCATGCCATCAGACGATCATGGTCACATGAAGGCTGAGGAAGTTCCCTCCATATCGAATGGCAATCAGGTCCGTGATCCAGAGGTAACAGGAGGACCTGCTAACCCACAAGCTGATCTGGCTTCGCAGGCGGATTCTCGTAGGCACGGAACCAGAAATAGGCCTCCCACAGCAAAAGCTCTGGAAGCGGTTGCCCTGGGGTTCCTTGGAGGAAAACGCAAGGGTGAACCCAAAAGCCCTGGAACAAGCAGGCCTCCCCAGAGACCTCGCAAGCCCAGTAAAGACTGGGTTTATGCACCTACAAGTAGTGACACAGACAACCCCAGCATGGAGCCTGATTCTCCAAGGTGA